From Calditrichota bacterium, one genomic window encodes:
- a CDS encoding ABC transporter permease, whose translation MRAVWVIAKNTFQETIRDRVMYNILFFAIFIIAISLVISSWSLNQQVKLIKDFGLAAMSLFGLLIAIFVGIRLLYQDMERKTIYMLVSKPIRRWQIVAGKYAGLALTVFANLVVMTVSLYIVDFLIEHQLDWGLLAGILLIFFEILLVIAWAFLFSSFTSPMLSAVLTVLIYVTGHLSPALKLFTQLHPENASNKFLLFLYAILPNLEIFNIKTALVEHLRLPELTVPNALLYGIAYTGILLILTSFILEKRNFK comes from the coding sequence TTGAGAGCCGTTTGGGTCATTGCAAAAAACACCTTTCAAGAGACCATCCGGGATCGGGTCATGTACAATATTCTCTTTTTTGCTATTTTCATTATTGCCATCTCCCTGGTCATCAGCAGTTGGTCCCTGAATCAGCAGGTAAAACTGATCAAGGATTTCGGCCTGGCCGCCATGTCCCTTTTCGGCTTGCTGATCGCTATTTTTGTAGGCATTCGGCTGCTTTACCAGGACATGGAGCGAAAAACGATCTACATGCTCGTTTCAAAGCCCATTCGCCGCTGGCAGATTGTTGCGGGGAAATACGCCGGTCTGGCCCTGACCGTTTTCGCAAATCTCGTGGTGATGACCGTCAGCCTGTACATCGTTGATTTTCTCATCGAGCACCAATTGGATTGGGGATTGCTGGCCGGGATTCTGCTTATTTTTTTCGAAATATTGCTTGTCATTGCGTGGGCCTTTCTTTTTTCATCCTTCACCTCGCCCATGTTAAGTGCCGTGTTAACCGTACTCATCTACGTCACCGGTCATTTGAGTCCGGCATTGAAACTTTTTACGCAGCTTCATCCGGAGAATGCTTCGAATAAATTCTTATTATTCCTGTATGCGATTCTTCCCAATCTGGAAATATTCAATATCAAAACGGCTCTGGTGGAACATCTGCGTCTGCCGGAATTAACCGTTCCGAACGCCCTGTTGTACGGAATCGCCTACACAGGAATTTTGCTGATTCTGACTTCCTTTATTCTGGAAAAGCGGAATTTTAAATGA
- a CDS encoding glycerol-3-phosphate dehydrogenase/oxidase, whose translation MKRDLSELADKEFDIIVVGGGIYGVMTAWDASLRGLRVALIEKGDFAGSTSSNSLKIVHGGLRYIQHADIKRMRESIRERRIMMKIAPHLVHPLPFVIPTYGHFIKGPEAMFIALKINDLVSFDRNSLPDPQKRLPAGKVISKEECLRKIPGVDEENLTGGAVWYDAQLYNSERMIFSILRSATDAGTVAANYVEMKNFLLKDDRVAGVIAEDKLSGESFNIYGKLVINTTGPWINKTLSILRKQKPVRRVALAKMMNLVTRKFLDETSVGVYSKYEYKDKDAVISKGSRLYFITPWRNLSLIGTAQIAYEGDPENFRITRDDIETFMNEINEAYPPANLSLNDVLFYYGGLLPIEDTYDDPRNVTLTKHYELIDHKKEDNLEGLLSVVSVKYTTARDVSEKVIDLALQKLNREKRPSLTAETPIYGGDIPFFEDYLQAALKNPPNGFSKKVLRRLVYNYGTAYKDILKLAQEDADYAKPLHGNDEILKAEVIHGVREEMAQHLADVVFRRTDLGPAGLPDDSTLEDSAALMAKELGWDKRRISEEIVSTKKIYDPIRQG comes from the coding sequence ATGAAACGCGACCTGAGCGAATTAGCAGATAAAGAATTTGACATCATTGTTGTGGGCGGCGGTATTTACGGAGTAATGACGGCATGGGATGCCTCCCTGCGGGGACTTCGGGTAGCTCTGATCGAGAAGGGCGATTTTGCCGGTTCCACGTCGTCAAACAGCCTGAAAATCGTCCACGGTGGGTTACGGTACATTCAGCACGCCGATATTAAGCGAATGCGGGAATCCATTCGGGAGCGCCGCATCATGATGAAAATTGCGCCTCACCTGGTTCACCCCCTGCCCTTTGTCATTCCCACCTACGGGCATTTCATTAAGGGTCCCGAAGCCATGTTTATCGCCCTGAAAATCAATGACCTTGTTTCATTTGACCGAAATTCCCTCCCGGACCCTCAAAAGCGGCTGCCCGCGGGAAAGGTGATTTCAAAAGAGGAATGCCTCCGGAAAATTCCCGGCGTAGACGAAGAAAATCTGACCGGCGGTGCCGTCTGGTACGATGCCCAGCTTTACAATTCCGAGCGCATGATCTTTTCGATTTTGCGGTCGGCTACCGATGCCGGTACGGTGGCTGCAAACTACGTGGAAATGAAGAACTTTCTGTTAAAAGACGACCGGGTTGCGGGGGTGATTGCAGAAGATAAATTGTCCGGAGAATCGTTTAACATTTATGGGAAACTGGTGATCAACACGACCGGCCCCTGGATCAACAAAACCCTTTCCATCCTGCGCAAACAAAAACCCGTCAGGCGAGTGGCACTTGCAAAAATGATGAACCTGGTGACCCGAAAATTTCTGGATGAAACATCCGTTGGCGTTTACAGCAAATACGAATACAAAGACAAGGATGCGGTCATCAGCAAGGGGTCGCGCCTGTATTTTATCACCCCCTGGCGAAATCTGTCACTGATCGGTACGGCACAAATCGCCTACGAAGGAGACCCCGAAAATTTTCGCATTACCCGGGACGATATTGAAACCTTTATGAATGAAATTAACGAGGCCTACCCCCCGGCTAATCTTTCCCTGAACGATGTGCTTTTCTATTACGGCGGGTTGCTGCCCATCGAAGACACCTACGATGACCCGAGGAATGTGACTCTGACCAAGCATTACGAGCTTATTGATCATAAAAAAGAGGACAATTTGGAAGGACTGCTTTCTGTTGTTTCCGTAAAATATACCACGGCCCGGGATGTGTCCGAGAAAGTCATTGACCTTGCCCTGCAAAAACTTAATCGGGAGAAGCGGCCGTCCCTGACAGCCGAGACGCCCATTTACGGAGGAGACATCCCCTTTTTTGAAGATTATTTGCAAGCGGCATTGAAGAACCCGCCCAACGGATTCAGCAAGAAGGTTTTGCGCCGTCTGGTTTACAACTACGGAACGGCCTACAAAGACATTCTTAAACTCGCTCAAGAAGATGCCGATTACGCAAAGCCCCTTCATGGGAACGACGAGATTCTGAAGGCGGAGGTCATCCACGGGGTTCGGGAAGAAATGGCCCAGCATCTTGCCGATGTGGTCTTTCGCCGCACCGATCTGGGGCCCGCCGGCCTGCCGGACGATTCAACCCTTGAAGACAGTGCAGCCCTGATGGCAAAAGAATTGGGCTGGGACAAACGAAGAATTAGCGAAGAAATCGTATCCACCAAAAAAATCTACGATCCCATTCGGCAAGGCTGA
- a CDS encoding DUF72 domain-containing protein — translation MKVGCCGFPEARTLYYRHYSVVEIQQTFYQLPRSETASKWRRDAPENFEFNMKVWQVITHEASSPTYRRMRAPVDFMHKEDYGFFKPSRVVFRAWEETKKIARAMQARALIFQCPGSFTPSETNIKNMRKFFKSINRESFKFVWEPRGNWEPSLIRELCEELDLIHGNDPFKSPHIAGEFFYLRLHGKMNYRYQYPDEDLQKLLEQILALNKPGYVMFNNSNMKSDSMRFMKLLAEAEKANPVTAAK, via the coding sequence ATTAAGGTTGGATGCTGCGGTTTTCCGGAAGCCCGGACGTTGTACTACAGGCATTACTCGGTTGTGGAAATTCAGCAAACGTTCTATCAATTGCCCCGGAGCGAGACGGCCTCTAAATGGAGACGAGATGCTCCGGAAAATTTTGAGTTTAACATGAAAGTGTGGCAGGTTATTACCCATGAAGCCTCAAGCCCCACGTACAGGCGCATGAGGGCCCCCGTGGATTTTATGCACAAAGAGGATTATGGGTTTTTCAAACCCTCTCGGGTGGTGTTTCGTGCCTGGGAAGAGACGAAAAAAATTGCCCGGGCCATGCAGGCCAGAGCATTAATTTTCCAATGTCCGGGAAGTTTTACCCCTTCGGAGACCAACATCAAGAATATGCGGAAGTTTTTTAAATCCATTAATCGGGAATCGTTTAAATTTGTCTGGGAACCCAGGGGAAACTGGGAACCGTCGCTCATTCGGGAGTTGTGCGAGGAGTTGGATTTAATCCATGGAAATGATCCGTTTAAATCTCCCCATATTGCAGGCGAGTTTTTTTATCTCAGGCTTCATGGAAAAATGAATTATCGCTACCAATATCCGGATGAAGACCTTCAAAAGCTCCTCGAGCAGATTTTAGCGCTGAATAAACCCGGGTATGTCATGTTCAACAACTCCAATATGAAAAGCGACTCCATGCGCTTTATGAAACTTTTGGCAGAAGCCGAAAAGGCCAATCCCGTAACCGCAGCAAAATGA